The nucleotide sequence AGAGCTGGCGGCCTCCCGGCTCGCCATCGCCCAGGCGCGCTACGACGCCGGGCAGATCGCCATGCTCGACCTGCTGAAGGCGCAGGCGGACGACGCGTCGGCCCGGCTGGAGGCGGTCGGCGCCGTCTGGGACTACAACCTGCAGAAGGCGCGGTGGCTGCGGGCGATCGCCACGGCGCCGCTGCCGCCGTTGCCGCCTGAGCTGAAACAGTGGATGGCGGCGTGGCAGGACGGCCGGGAGCGCGTCGAGCCATGAGGCAGCCCTTCCCTGACCGGCGGCGTAGCATCGCCGCAGCCGTTCTGGCAGCGACGACGATCCTGGCGCCGGCTGCCGGGAGCGTGCACGCAGCCTCCGAAACGACCTACCGGCTCTCCGAGTACTTGCGCGCGGCGCTCTCCTCCGGGCCCGCCGCGGTACAGGCGCGGATCGACCAGGAGCGGATCCTCCTGCAGGAGCGGCTCGACGGAGAGCGAAAGCGGCCGGTCCTCTCGGCCCACGGCTCGGCGGCGCTGCAGCCAAACCTCGAGGGCCGCCCGGAGCCCAACGCTGCGGCGAGCCCGCCGGGTGGAGAGGTGGGGTTGACCCTGTCCAAAGGCCCCAGCCCGGTCGAGGCCATGGCCGGCGCGCAGGGGAGTGCCGGTGCGGCCGGTAGCGCTGCGGCCGGTACCGCCGGTACCGCCGGCGGGCCTGCCTCTTCGGAAGCCTGGAGCCTCGATCTCTCGGTCGCGTGGCAGGCGCAATCCGACCCCTGGCAGTGGGATCGGCGGCCGGCGCAGCTGAGCGTGACGTATACCCGTCCCCTGTGGCCGCCCGTGCTGGCCGACCCCACCGGCTTCGAGGCACGCCGGGTGCGCGCCGGGCAGCGGCAACGGCAGCTCACCGTCGACGCGCTCCAGACGTTCTACGGCCTGCAACAGGCCTTTGCGGCCTATCGCACGACGTGGGGGCGGGCCGCCCTCGCCCAGCAGCGCTACGAAGCAGCTCAGGCTCTCGTCGAGGCGGGGGCGAGAGGGCCGGCGGACCTGCTCCGGGCGCAGGACGACCTGGCGCAGTCCCGCAAGGAGCTGCGCGAGGCGTGGCGGCGCACCCGTGACGCTCTCGTGGCTT is from Limnochorda sp. L945t and encodes:
- a CDS encoding TolC family protein, giving the protein MRQPFPDRRRSIAAAVLAATTILAPAAGSVHAASETTYRLSEYLRAALSSGPAAVQARIDQERILLQERLDGERKRPVLSAHGSAALQPNLEGRPEPNAAASPPGGEVGLTLSKGPSPVEAMAGAQGSAGAAGSAAAGTAGTAGGPASSEAWSLDLSVAWQAQSDPWQWDRRPAQLSVTYTRPLWPPVLADPTGFEARRVRAGQRQRQLTVDALQTFYGLQQAFAAYRTTWGRAALAQQRYEAAQALVEAGARGPADLLRAQDDLAQSRKELREAWRRTRDALVAFTSTAGLPLPGFAGATTPPAPEALGLELVDDLRWEGALRSLASLVGIEDGSRLDALTTWQSTGQEEALIQAWHSRALEAHPDVADARLAVQEAEVQLARARQAAGPSVQLSAGVVAGLEPGQRADPRLTMSLSQPLWAPAASPGVQEAAAALEAARQRLRSAEEQAIRELEQVWWDLGQAIAAADDARASLSRAEQTLQHALRREQRGLATPIDVEQASLAAEQARSDVAAAGNQIRLQWLRLAAAMGLDPAWVLETRPR